One genomic region from Salinicola endophyticus encodes:
- a CDS encoding DUF3100 domain-containing protein, producing MSLHRLLDWRLHLIVVIVSLISEAIGILKIPLGPGTLLLLPLFYAFILGVLLNPHLFSATRRYVPERVSQAATPLILISIMPFIARFGSTIGPAIDQIISAGPALILQELGNLGTMLVALPVAVVVLKMGREAVGATYSIAREPNIAIISDKYGLKGPEGVGVMGVYVVGTMFGTLWFALMAGYLASLGVFDPRALAMACGVGSGSMVAACSGALAGALPGMADDLLAFAGASNLLTYATGLYVSLFIALPVAEWLYRRLAGKRRGATEATPDAALAATEVAPDERPEQHLGKTAAVLAAACAVGWIANTVNGSSLLTALPGMTILYLMTLIGLVLTRIVPFYLPGVAWVSLVSIVMTLPFFPGSAWIVERLAAVNFLAIVTPVLAYAGLALSRREFSMFRRTGWKLIVVSLLVFTGTYVGSAVVAQVLL from the coding sequence ATGTCTCTCCACCGACTGCTCGACTGGCGCCTGCATCTGATCGTGGTCATCGTGTCCCTGATCAGCGAGGCGATCGGTATTCTCAAGATTCCGCTGGGTCCCGGCACCCTGCTGCTGCTACCGCTGTTCTACGCCTTCATCCTCGGCGTGCTGCTCAACCCGCATCTGTTCAGCGCCACCCGACGCTACGTGCCGGAGCGCGTCAGTCAGGCGGCCACGCCGCTGATCCTGATCTCGATCATGCCGTTCATCGCACGCTTCGGTTCCACCATCGGCCCGGCGATCGACCAGATCATCAGCGCCGGCCCGGCGCTGATCCTGCAGGAGCTGGGCAACCTCGGCACCATGCTGGTGGCACTGCCGGTGGCGGTCGTGGTGCTGAAGATGGGTCGCGAAGCGGTGGGCGCCACCTACTCGATCGCGCGCGAGCCGAATATCGCCATCATCTCCGACAAGTACGGCCTCAAAGGGCCGGAAGGCGTCGGCGTGATGGGGGTCTATGTGGTCGGCACCATGTTCGGCACCCTGTGGTTCGCGCTGATGGCCGGCTATCTCGCCTCGCTCGGCGTGTTCGACCCGCGCGCTCTGGCCATGGCCTGTGGGGTCGGCAGCGGCAGCATGGTCGCGGCCTGCTCCGGCGCCCTCGCCGGTGCTCTGCCGGGGATGGCCGACGACCTGCTCGCCTTCGCCGGGGCCAGCAATCTGCTGACCTACGCCACCGGGCTCTACGTCTCGCTGTTCATCGCCCTGCCGGTGGCGGAGTGGCTCTATCGGCGCCTGGCAGGCAAGCGCCGCGGCGCCACTGAGGCGACCCCGGATGCCGCGCTGGCCGCTACCGAGGTCGCCCCCGACGAACGCCCCGAGCAGCACCTGGGCAAGACCGCTGCGGTACTGGCAGCAGCCTGTGCAGTGGGCTGGATCGCCAACACCGTCAACGGCAGTTCGCTGCTGACCGCGCTGCCGGGCATGACGATCCTCTACCTGATGACCCTGATCGGCCTGGTGCTGACCCGTATCGTGCCCTTCTATCTGCCTGGCGTGGCCTGGGTCTCGCTGGTCAGCATCGTGATGACGCTGCCCTTCTTCCCCGGCAGCGCCTGGATCGTCGAGCGCCTGGCGGCGGTCAACTTCCTCGCCATCGTCACCCCGGTATTGGCGTATGCCGGCCTGGCCCTGAGCCGGCGCGAATTCAGCATGTTCCGGCGCACCGGCTGGAAGCTGATCGTGGTTTCGCTGCTGGTCTTCACCGGCACCTACGTCGGCTCCGCGGTCGTCGCGCAAGTGCTGCTCTGA
- a CDS encoding rhomboid family intramembrane serine protease: protein MYRLLAMPGDLDTRALRQALWQQHIGHRFTQQEDQQILWLADPEQRDEAVRLIERWQRGDLAAAAAAPRRRRPSVTGQAFGQAPLAAGLIALCVAIFLGMSVFGDAILRALIIVPVHPSAQGLVAGSLGDALAGGQIWRLVTPALLHFSWMHLIFNMLWLWYFGRQVEALQGSRWLALIVVIAAVVSNLAQYFTGTLLFGGMSGVDYALLGYVWLMSRLRPERGYFVPQMLVVFMLGWMVFTMTGLADAIGFGNVANEAHLGGLLAGLLMAVAAARLMRRTG from the coding sequence ATGTACAGACTTCTCGCCATGCCCGGCGACCTGGATACGCGTGCGCTGCGTCAGGCGCTGTGGCAGCAGCATATCGGGCACCGCTTCACCCAGCAGGAGGATCAGCAGATCCTGTGGCTGGCCGATCCCGAGCAGCGCGACGAGGCGGTGCGGCTGATCGAGCGCTGGCAGCGTGGCGATCTCGCCGCAGCCGCTGCCGCGCCACGCCGTCGGCGCCCCAGCGTCACTGGCCAGGCGTTCGGACAGGCGCCGCTGGCGGCGGGGCTGATCGCGCTGTGCGTGGCGATCTTTCTCGGCATGAGCGTGTTCGGCGACGCCATTCTGCGCGCGCTGATCATCGTGCCGGTGCACCCCTCGGCCCAGGGTCTGGTCGCCGGCAGCCTGGGCGATGCCCTCGCCGGCGGGCAGATCTGGCGCCTGGTAACCCCGGCGCTGCTGCACTTTAGCTGGATGCATCTGATCTTCAACATGCTATGGCTGTGGTATTTCGGGCGTCAGGTCGAGGCGCTCCAGGGCTCGCGCTGGCTGGCGCTGATCGTGGTGATCGCGGCGGTGGTCTCCAACCTGGCCCAGTACTTTACCGGCACGTTGCTGTTCGGCGGCATGTCCGGGGTCGACTATGCGCTGCTCGGCTACGTCTGGCTGATGTCGCGCCTGCGTCCCGAGCGCGGCTACTTCGTACCGCAGATGCTGGTGGTCTTCATGCTCGGCTGGATGGTCTTTACCATGACCGGACTGGCCGACGCGATCGGCTTCGGTAACGTCGCCAACGAGGCCCACCTGGGCGGGCTGCTGGCGGGGCTCTTGATGGCCGTGGCCGCCGCACGGCTGATGCGCCGCACCGGCTGA
- a CDS encoding NAD(+) kinase encodes MSAFNTIGLIGRLGSDKVVETLKRLLIFLERRGCEIVIEDRTAALLEAHGQREARRRELGTLCDLVIVVGGDGSLLGAARALCTSATPVLGINRGRLGFLTDISPDEVEQKVAEVLDGQYDSERRFLLDAELYRGERLIGAGTSLNDVVVHPGKAARMIEFELFIDDRFVYSQRSDGLIMATPTGSTAYALSGGGPIVHPGLEAITLVPMFPHTLSSRPIVIDAASEIRVHIGDINQAYPHVSCDGQTRVVCKPGDVLYVRRKAERLTLIHPRGHSFFEACRSKLGWSSRLGD; translated from the coding sequence ATGAGTGCGTTCAACACCATCGGCCTGATCGGCCGCCTGGGCAGCGACAAGGTCGTCGAGACCCTCAAGCGTCTGCTGATCTTTCTCGAGCGCCGCGGCTGCGAGATCGTGATCGAAGATCGCACGGCGGCACTGCTGGAAGCCCACGGCCAGCGCGAGGCGCGGCGGCGCGAGCTGGGCACCCTGTGCGACCTGGTGATCGTGGTCGGCGGCGACGGTAGCCTGCTGGGGGCGGCCCGGGCGCTGTGCACCAGCGCCACGCCGGTACTCGGTATCAACCGCGGGCGGCTGGGCTTTCTCACCGATATCTCTCCCGACGAGGTCGAACAGAAGGTGGCCGAAGTGCTCGACGGCCAGTACGACAGCGAGCGGCGCTTTCTGCTCGACGCCGAGCTCTATCGCGGCGAGCGCCTGATCGGCGCTGGCACCAGTCTCAACGACGTGGTGGTGCATCCGGGCAAGGCGGCGCGGATGATCGAGTTCGAGCTGTTCATCGACGATCGCTTCGTCTATTCCCAGCGCTCCGACGGCCTGATCATGGCCACGCCCACCGGCTCCACCGCCTATGCGCTCTCCGGCGGCGGCCCCATCGTCCACCCGGGGCTGGAAGCAATCACCCTGGTGCCGATGTTCCCGCACACGCTGTCGAGCCGGCCGATCGTGATCGACGCGGCGAGCGAAATCCGCGTGCACATCGGCGACATCAACCAGGCCTACCCGCATGTCAGCTGCGACGGCCAGACCCGCGTGGTGTGCAAGCCGGGTGACGTTCTCTATGTGCGCCGCAAGGCCGAGCGCCTGACCCTGATCCATCCGCGCGGGCACAGCTTCTTCGAGGCGTGCCGCTCGAAGCTGGGCTGGAGCAGCAGGCTGGGAGACTGA
- a CDS encoding N-acetyltransferase translates to MLRTLRPGRATDRDALFQLEERCFEGDRFSRRQLAHLLTRANALSLLAVSESEQVIGYGTLLFRRNSHMARLYSFCVDPEARGSGLGRELLTALEAAARERECTRLVLEVRADNRVAMGLYRRMGFMAHRWIDDYYADGCAAWRMDKDLAPPASAAESQT, encoded by the coding sequence ATGCTTCGCACCCTCCGCCCCGGGCGTGCCACCGATCGCGATGCGCTGTTCCAGCTGGAAGAGCGCTGCTTCGAGGGCGACCGTTTCAGTCGCCGCCAGCTCGCCCATCTGCTGACCCGGGCCAACGCCCTCTCGCTGCTCGCGGTGAGCGAGTCCGAGCAGGTGATCGGCTACGGCACGCTACTGTTCCGGCGCAACAGCCATATGGCGCGACTTTACTCCTTCTGTGTCGACCCCGAGGCGCGCGGCAGTGGCCTCGGCCGCGAGCTGCTCACGGCACTCGAGGCCGCCGCCCGCGAGCGCGAATGCACGCGCCTGGTGCTGGAGGTGCGCGCGGACAACCGGGTCGCCATGGGGCTCTACCGGCGCATGGGATTCATGGCCCATCGCTGGATCGACGACTATTACGCCGACGGCTGTGCCGCCTGGCGCATGGACAAGGATCTCGCGCCGCCGGCCAGCGCCGCCGAGTCGCAGACCTGA
- a CDS encoding DUF2797 domain-containing protein — translation MDQLILAEGDARVSGQLRKLDARLPESGLADYRLRAGETGLALNARLGQRLRLHYAGAIHCVHCGRHTRKSFGQGYCYPCFSTLAQCDLCLVRPETCHYFQGTCREPEWGEQHCFRPHIVYLANASGLKVGITRATNTPTRWLDQGAIQALPILEVATRQQSGLVETLFKAHVSDRTNWRAMLKGEVEPLDLVAERDRLMAAVAPGLDALRATHGAEAIRALDTPGVVSIDYPVLSWPRKIQSFNFDKQALVEGTLTGIKGQYLMLDSGVINLRKFSGYQVTVEAA, via the coding sequence ATGGATCAACTGATCCTCGCCGAGGGCGACGCCCGGGTCAGCGGGCAACTGCGCAAGCTGGACGCGCGGCTGCCCGAGTCGGGGCTTGCCGACTATCGCCTGCGTGCCGGCGAGACGGGGCTGGCGCTCAACGCGCGGCTGGGCCAGCGCCTGCGGCTGCACTACGCCGGGGCGATCCACTGCGTCCACTGTGGCCGGCACACCCGCAAGAGCTTCGGCCAGGGCTACTGTTACCCCTGTTTCAGCACGCTCGCCCAGTGCGATCTCTGCCTGGTGCGCCCGGAGACCTGTCACTACTTCCAGGGCACCTGTCGCGAGCCCGAGTGGGGCGAGCAGCACTGCTTCCGCCCGCATATCGTCTATCTGGCCAACGCTTCCGGGCTCAAGGTCGGTATCACCCGAGCAACCAATACCCCGACGCGCTGGCTCGATCAGGGCGCGATCCAGGCGCTGCCGATCCTCGAGGTGGCCACGCGCCAGCAGTCGGGGCTGGTGGAGACGCTGTTCAAGGCCCATGTCTCAGACCGCACCAACTGGCGCGCCATGCTCAAGGGCGAGGTCGAACCGCTCGACCTGGTGGCCGAACGCGACCGTCTGATGGCCGCGGTGGCCCCGGGGCTCGATGCCCTGCGCGCGACCCACGGCGCCGAGGCGATCCGCGCCCTGGACACCCCCGGGGTGGTCTCGATCGACTATCCGGTGCTGAGCTGGCCGCGCAAGATCCAGTCGTTCAACTTCGACAAGCAGGCGCTGGTCGAGGGCACCCTGACCGGCATCAAGGGGCAGTATCTGATGCTCGACAGCGGCGTCATCAATCTGCGCAAGTTTTCCGGCTACCAGGTCACCGTGGAAGCCGCCTGA
- a CDS encoding metallophosphoesterase encodes MALGEAVDGYDLIGDVHGCGRTLVRLLEKLGYRETDGVYRHPRRRVVFLGDLIDRGPRIRLAVSVARRMVDAGEAHIVMGNHEYNALAYCHPAPAGSAQAWLRPHSPRNNRIIERTLAQYHQHPLEWERCLEWFLDMPLCLELDGMRVVHACWDEALIDAFLARCPDGRIDRDFLIESTQPGTFAQRVMDRLTRGTQMPLPPGVEIRSGDGFTRRVFRTHFWCREPATYGDVVFQPDNLPDGLEDRALSDAERERLTWYPESAPPLFVGHYWCKGVPALPRANIACLDYSAVKYGRLVAYRWDGEQRLDADRFVWVDVAREGIAD; translated from the coding sequence ATGGCGCTGGGCGAGGCGGTGGACGGCTACGACCTGATCGGCGACGTGCATGGCTGCGGACGCACGCTGGTGCGATTGCTGGAGAAGCTGGGTTACCGCGAGACCGACGGCGTCTACCGCCATCCACGCCGTCGGGTGGTCTTCCTGGGTGATCTGATCGACCGCGGGCCGCGGATCCGGCTGGCGGTATCGGTGGCCAGGCGCATGGTCGACGCCGGCGAGGCACACATCGTGATGGGTAATCACGAGTACAACGCGCTGGCCTACTGCCATCCGGCGCCGGCGGGGAGTGCCCAGGCGTGGCTGCGCCCGCACTCGCCGCGCAACAATCGCATCATCGAGCGCACCCTGGCCCAGTACCATCAGCATCCGCTGGAGTGGGAGCGCTGCCTCGAGTGGTTTCTCGACATGCCGCTGTGTCTCGAACTCGACGGCATGCGCGTGGTGCACGCCTGCTGGGATGAAGCGCTGATCGACGCCTTTCTGGCGCGCTGCCCGGACGGGCGTATCGATCGCGACTTCCTGATCGAGTCGACCCAGCCCGGCACCTTCGCCCAGCGGGTGATGGACCGGCTCACCCGCGGTACCCAGATGCCGCTGCCGCCGGGGGTGGAGATCCGTTCGGGGGACGGCTTCACCCGGCGCGTTTTCCGCACCCATTTCTGGTGTCGTGAGCCGGCCACCTATGGCGACGTGGTGTTCCAGCCGGACAACCTGCCCGACGGGCTCGAGGATCGCGCCCTCAGCGACGCCGAGCGCGAGCGCCTGACCTGGTACCCGGAGTCGGCGCCGCCGCTGTTCGTCGGCCACTACTGGTGCAAGGGGGTGCCGGCGCTGCCGCGGGCCAACATCGCCTGTCTCGACTACAGCGCGGTGAAGTACGGGCGGCTGGTGGCCTACCGCTGGGATGGCGAGCAGCGGCTCGATGCCGATCGTTTCGTGTGGGTGGATGTGGCGCGTGAGGGCATCGCCGATTAG
- a CDS encoding nuclear transport factor 2 family protein — MSECSRPELIVQRQLDAYNAHDHEAWLNTYAEDAQQFEYPSTLLADGLDAIRKRSISRFQDPVLHASLLQRSVMGNMVIDFEEVRMTFPEGTGRIEMTAIYQVDEGKIKTASFVFGKKTLDTDIT, encoded by the coding sequence ATGAGTGAATGCAGTCGTCCTGAGTTAATTGTACAACGTCAGCTGGATGCCTATAACGCCCATGACCATGAAGCCTGGCTCAATACTTATGCCGAGGACGCGCAACAGTTTGAGTATCCATCAACATTGTTGGCGGACGGCCTTGATGCCATCAGAAAGCGTAGCATTAGCCGCTTTCAGGATCCCGTCTTGCATGCGAGCTTACTGCAGCGCAGTGTCATGGGAAATATGGTTATTGACTTCGAAGAGGTAAGAATGACCTTTCCTGAGGGTACGGGCCGGATAGAAATGACCGCTATTTACCAAGTAGACGAAGGGAAAATAAAAACCGCTTCCTTTGTTTTTGGAAAAAAGACACTAGACACTGATATTACATAG
- a CDS encoding YajQ family cyclic di-GMP-binding protein, with protein MPSFDIVSEFDRHEATNAVDQANREIQTRFDFRGVDASFTLEGETVSLEADAEFQLQQMIDVLRAKLIARGIDPRCMEVEEAQTSGVKARQQIKLKQGLEQADAKAIVKQLKDAKLKVQAAIQGDKVRVSGKKRDDLQQAIALLKGESGPDLALQYNNFRD; from the coding sequence ATGCCGTCTTTCGATATCGTTTCCGAGTTCGACCGTCACGAAGCGACCAACGCGGTCGATCAGGCCAACCGTGAAATCCAGACCCGCTTCGACTTCCGCGGCGTCGATGCCAGCTTCACCCTCGAGGGGGAGACCGTCTCGCTGGAAGCGGACGCCGAGTTCCAGCTGCAGCAGATGATCGACGTGCTGCGCGCGAAGCTGATCGCCCGCGGCATCGATCCGCGCTGCATGGAGGTCGAAGAGGCCCAGACCTCGGGGGTCAAGGCGCGCCAGCAGATCAAGCTCAAGCAGGGGCTGGAGCAGGCCGACGCCAAGGCGATCGTCAAGCAGCTCAAGGATGCCAAACTCAAGGTGCAGGCGGCGATTCAGGGCGACAAGGTGCGCGTCAGCGGCAAGAAGCGCGACGACCTGCAGCAGGCCATCGCCCTGCTCAAGGGCGAGAGCGGCCCGGATCTGGCGCTGCAGTACAACAACTTCCGCGACTGA
- a CDS encoding RimK family protein, with protein MSRLRIVVDRLADWQPYYPSEDLISAEDFLALDAAASADDATHVINLCANLDYLETGYYVSLLAQARDQRVLPSVETLNQLSRKALIDMQLAALDPLLAELDKRGALAGDSLTLRVFFGECQTPELARLARRLFERLPHPLLEARFDKRHGSWRLARLKPLALTALKSGEEDTFASALNRHSTKVWRTPRARRRYRFDLAILVDPQEQLPPSNRGAIKRFIRAGRRLGIDVSLITHRDAGRLAEFDALFIRETTRLDHHTYRMAKKAEHEGLVVIDDPQSILRCTNKIYLHALLGTHKIPAPRGQLLHRSDLGRLDDKLANLSYPLVLKVPDGAFSKGVVKIRSREELAAEAPRLFASSALLLLQEWLPTEFDWRIGVLDGQVLFASRYYMARGHWQIYDHSSGKTRSGGFTTHDPSEVPAAVVKAALRATKLIGDGLYGVDLKQIGDRVVVIEVNDNPNLDVGVEDVVLKDALYERVMAVFLQRMERQLEHRPRR; from the coding sequence ATGTCACGCCTGCGCATCGTCGTCGACCGGCTGGCCGACTGGCAGCCCTACTACCCTTCCGAGGATCTGATCAGCGCCGAGGACTTCCTCGCCCTGGATGCGGCCGCCAGCGCGGACGACGCCACGCACGTGATCAATCTGTGCGCCAATCTCGACTATCTCGAGACCGGCTACTACGTATCACTGCTGGCCCAGGCCCGGGACCAACGGGTGCTGCCCAGCGTCGAGACGCTCAACCAGCTCTCGCGCAAGGCGCTAATCGACATGCAGCTGGCCGCCCTCGACCCGCTGCTGGCGGAGCTCGACAAGCGCGGTGCCCTGGCCGGCGACAGCCTGACCCTGCGCGTCTTCTTCGGTGAGTGTCAGACCCCGGAGCTGGCGCGTCTGGCGCGACGGCTGTTCGAGCGCCTGCCCCACCCGCTGCTGGAGGCGCGCTTCGACAAGCGCCACGGCAGCTGGCGCCTGGCGCGACTCAAGCCGCTGGCGCTGACCGCGCTCAAGAGCGGCGAAGAGGATACCTTCGCCAGCGCCCTCAACCGCCACTCGACCAAAGTGTGGCGCACGCCGCGGGCACGCCGTCGCTATCGCTTCGATCTGGCCATCCTGGTCGATCCGCAGGAGCAGCTACCGCCCAGCAACCGCGGCGCGATCAAGCGCTTCATTCGCGCCGGCCGCCGCCTGGGTATCGATGTCAGCCTGATCACCCACCGCGATGCCGGACGCCTGGCGGAATTCGACGCCCTGTTCATCCGCGAGACCACGCGGCTCGACCACCACACCTACCGCATGGCCAAGAAGGCCGAGCACGAGGGCCTGGTGGTGATCGACGACCCGCAGTCGATCCTGCGCTGCACCAACAAGATCTATCTGCACGCCCTGCTCGGCACCCACAAGATCCCGGCGCCACGGGGTCAGCTGCTGCACCGCAGCGATCTGGGACGCCTCGACGACAAGCTCGCCAACCTGAGCTATCCGCTGGTGCTCAAGGTGCCGGACGGCGCCTTCTCCAAGGGTGTGGTCAAGATTCGCTCACGCGAGGAGCTGGCCGCGGAAGCCCCGCGCCTGTTCGCCTCCTCGGCGCTGCTGCTGCTGCAGGAGTGGCTGCCCACGGAGTTCGACTGGCGCATCGGCGTGCTCGACGGCCAGGTGCTGTTCGCCAGCCGCTACTACATGGCGCGCGGCCACTGGCAGATCTACGACCACTCCAGCGGCAAGACCCGCAGCGGCGGCTTCACCACCCACGACCCGTCGGAGGTACCCGCTGCGGTGGTCAAGGCGGCGCTGCGCGCCACCAAGCTGATCGGCGACGGCCTCTACGGTGTCGATCTCAAGCAGATCGGCGATCGCGTGGTGGTGATCGAGGTCAACGACAACCCCAACCTGGATGTCGGGGTCGAGGATGTGGTGCTCAAGGATGCGCTCTACGAGCGGGTGATGGCGGTCTTTCTGCAACGCATGGAGCGGCAGCTCGAGCACCGGCCGCGGCGCTGA
- a CDS encoding DUF1315 family protein: MSEMNFDRMVAQMTPEMYENFKQAIQLRKWPDGRMLSAEQTELCLEAVIKYEVIHAVPEAQRVGYLERNECASGGHDTAEEAALKWIN; encoded by the coding sequence ATGAGCGAGATGAACTTCGACCGCATGGTCGCGCAGATGACCCCCGAGATGTACGAGAACTTCAAGCAGGCGATCCAGCTGCGCAAGTGGCCCGATGGCCGCATGCTCAGCGCCGAGCAGACCGAGCTGTGCCTGGAGGCGGTGATCAAGTACGAGGTGATCCATGCGGTGCCCGAAGCGCAGCGCGTGGGCTATCTGGAGCGTAACGAGTGCGCCTCCGGCGGCCACGATACGGCCGAGGAAGCGGCGCTCAAATGGATCAACTGA
- a CDS encoding pyrroloquinoline quinone-dependent dehydrogenase translates to MPTFGITPQRLGTATALALILAPMPLLAQDADSVQAPASQTQDAAQSQDSAQARAANQSQDTAQAQRADVPLVPTQPTWNTFHGQNNAQKYSPLDQINVDNVGQLEKVWEVHTGDVSDGTGDIPATVWSATPIFANDTLYIGTPFYRLLALDPATGEQKWSFDTHSKLEALTQPVLKNRGVAYWEAKDPEPGQACQKIVYMGTMDAQLFALDADTGKPCQDFADNGVLDVNQWNTTHAKWPLSILQPPTVVGDHLIFGWAGKDWAFETAPPGTVFSIDARTGKREWTFEALSPEMREKSGTANVWTQMSVDEANGLIYLPVSSPSPNYWGGNRTESAPLATSTTALDVDTGKVVWSRQWVHHDVWDYDINAAPTLMDITVDGKQIPALIQATKMGFLFVVNRLTGEDVWPIEERPVPQGDGSVKGEVYAKTQPFPTKPAPLLDQSKKPKIWELADMVGGGQCSRLWDDLYYEGMYTPPTTQGEGTLAYPDSAGGVQWGGVAFDPQSQTAIVNVSHIVQTIKLYDREAYEKADSGSGNESGFSPQEGAPYGMRLNVASNWLGMPCWEPPFGELVALDMHTGDVKWRRPVGASQQYGFFMPERWGSPTIGGPAVTAGGLIFIGASMDAKLRAYSLESGEELWSDQAQAPAVANPAVYEYKGREYVAFIAGGNTILKDQVGDQVVVYALPQDKQ, encoded by the coding sequence ATGCCGACTTTCGGAATCACCCCACAACGCCTCGGCACGGCGACCGCTCTGGCCCTGATACTGGCGCCAATGCCGCTGCTGGCACAGGACGCCGACAGCGTTCAGGCCCCCGCGAGCCAAACCCAGGACGCCGCCCAGAGCCAGGATAGCGCCCAGGCCCGGGCAGCGAACCAGAGCCAGGACACGGCCCAGGCCCAGCGCGCCGATGTTCCGCTGGTCCCGACCCAGCCGACCTGGAACACCTTCCACGGCCAGAACAACGCCCAGAAGTACAGCCCGCTCGACCAGATCAACGTCGACAATGTCGGCCAGCTGGAGAAGGTCTGGGAAGTGCACACCGGCGATGTCTCAGACGGCACCGGCGACATCCCCGCCACGGTGTGGTCGGCGACCCCGATCTTCGCCAACGACACCCTGTATATCGGTACGCCCTTCTACCGCCTGCTGGCGCTGGACCCGGCCACCGGCGAGCAGAAATGGAGCTTCGATACCCACTCCAAGCTCGAAGCGCTGACCCAGCCGGTACTCAAGAACCGCGGCGTGGCCTACTGGGAAGCCAAGGATCCAGAGCCCGGCCAGGCGTGCCAGAAGATCGTCTACATGGGCACCATGGACGCACAGCTGTTCGCGCTCGACGCCGACACCGGCAAGCCGTGCCAGGACTTCGCCGACAACGGCGTGCTCGACGTCAACCAGTGGAACACCACCCACGCCAAGTGGCCGCTGTCGATCCTGCAGCCGCCGACCGTGGTCGGCGACCACCTGATCTTCGGCTGGGCCGGCAAGGACTGGGCCTTCGAGACCGCACCGCCGGGCACCGTGTTCTCGATCGACGCGCGCACCGGCAAGCGTGAGTGGACCTTCGAGGCGCTGTCGCCGGAGATGCGCGAGAAGAGCGGCACCGCCAACGTCTGGACCCAGATGTCGGTGGACGAAGCCAACGGCCTGATCTATCTCCCGGTCTCCTCGCCGTCGCCCAACTACTGGGGTGGCAACCGCACCGAGTCGGCGCCGCTGGCGACCTCGACCACGGCGCTAGACGTCGACACCGGCAAGGTCGTGTGGTCGCGCCAGTGGGTGCATCACGATGTCTGGGACTACGACATCAACGCCGCGCCCACGCTGATGGACATCACCGTCGACGGCAAGCAGATTCCGGCGCTGATCCAGGCCACCAAGATGGGCTTTTTGTTCGTGGTCAATCGCCTGACCGGCGAGGACGTATGGCCGATAGAGGAGCGCCCGGTACCCCAGGGCGACGGTTCGGTGAAGGGCGAAGTCTACGCCAAGACCCAGCCGTTCCCGACCAAGCCGGCACCGCTGCTCGACCAGTCGAAGAAACCCAAGATCTGGGAACTCGCCGACATGGTGGGTGGCGGCCAGTGCTCGCGGCTGTGGGACGACCTCTACTACGAAGGCATGTACACCCCGCCGACCACGCAAGGCGAAGGCACCCTGGCCTACCCGGATAGCGCCGGTGGCGTGCAGTGGGGCGGCGTCGCCTTCGATCCGCAGAGCCAGACCGCGATCGTCAACGTCTCGCACATCGTGCAGACGATCAAACTCTACGATCGCGAGGCCTACGAGAAGGCGGACAGCGGCTCCGGCAACGAGAGCGGATTCTCGCCGCAGGAGGGCGCGCCCTACGGCATGCGTCTGAACGTCGCCAGCAACTGGCTCGGCATGCCGTGCTGGGAGCCGCCGTTCGGTGAACTGGTGGCGCTGGACATGCACACCGGCGACGTCAAGTGGCGGCGTCCGGTCGGCGCCTCGCAGCAGTACGGCTTCTTCATGCCGGAGCGCTGGGGTTCGCCGACCATAGGCGGACCGGCAGTCACCGCCGGCGGGCTGATCTTCATCGGCGCCTCGATGGATGCCAAGCTGCGCGCCTACTCGCTGGAGAGCGGCGAGGAGCTGTGGTCCGACCAGGCCCAGGCACCCGCCGTCGCCAACCCGGCGGTGTATGAGTACAAGGGGCGTGAATACGTCGCCTTCATCGCCGGTGGCAACACCATCCTCAAGGATCAGGTGGGCGACCAGGTCGTGGTCTATGCGCTGCCGCAGGACAAGCAGTAA